Below is a window of Penaeus vannamei isolate JL-2024 chromosome 30, ASM4276789v1, whole genome shotgun sequence DNA.
GCCTTTCTAAACTCTGCTTTGTAATAGCACTATAGGCACAGTATTGGCAAGAGTATGGCTTCTCGCCTGTGTGTCTCCTCATGTGGTTTCTCAAGTTAGTGGTGAAGTAGGTAGTATATTCACAATATGGACACTGGTGCATCCTGTTGGTGGCTCCAAGTCCCCTCCCACCTGCAGGAGTTCCGTTCTTGCTTGTCCTTGGGGCATCACTGTCCAGATCCACCTGTTGGGGATGTCTTACTTATTTATGGAAAACAACTTTCTTTCTCTACTATATACTCACTTAATAGTATTAAGATTAATAAAATATACTGCAATTGTGGCAGTGTTACTTATTCATGAACTTGTTCCATCCTTAACTAGTCCATTTTAAATCTTAGAACTTGTATGCAGAATTCTATTGAAATTTGCTAATGTTATTCCAAAATTACAAACCTATAAACAGTTAGAGAGAGAACAAAGTAAACTTTCAAAAATATAGATTTAACCGCAAACCAAAGTTTAGAGAAAATATTTACATCAAGTTCTTGCATTCACTGAAATTAACAGCTGAACTACACATTCTAATTGCTACatttattcataaaaatatatattggttATAACAATCATCCCAATTAATATTGCTTTAGTATCCTATTTCTAAacttgatgatgattttattttatgtagacattatatgtatatgaaaattccCTTATTATTATACTTGCACTACATCACACAATACTACAAACAGGATGGGTATTCAATACCCAATACAAAGAACTTTTCTTTATAACAGTAATTCAGAAAATGCCAGACTATATTTAAAATCTGATGTTTAGTGAAAAACTTTCTTTGATTAAAGGAAGTTAAATATACCAAACAATTTCATCTTATGTATTTCACGAATAATGTTCTCAAAATAAATTCAAAAGTATTGAAGTTATCAGTACTCTGTAACTTTCAAAATTGAGATTTCTACAATAATTCCTTTCCAGAGCTATTAATCATATCACAACTTAGAGACAATGAATTACCCTTTCCATGATGATTGAAAATGTGATTGTTTAGGTTTCCTTTCTGTGCCGAGCGATGTGGGCAATGGGGACATGCAAAGGGCATCTCCCCAGTATGAGTACGAATATGTTTGACAAGGTGATCCTTTGTAGTTGAACGATATGGGCAGTACTGACAGTAAAAGGGCTTCTCTTTTGTGTGCGTACGCATGTGGGTCCGCAGGTTTGTGGTAACATTGGATGCGTAGGAGCAGTAGGGACATTGATGAATCCTGGAGGAGATGCTGAGGACTTGTCCTGGTGTGTGTCTGCTTGGCACGCTATACTTCTTTTTCTCATTGTCCAGCCCTGCCTGTAGAGTATGCCCATCTTAACATCACATGACAGATACAAATAGATGCAAACTActtattttgtaaaaaaaaaaaaataataataaataataataataaaaaaaaaataaataaataaataaataaataaacaaaataaagaaataaatccattctgcttgaataaaaaaaaatctagaatgcCTAGGCCAACTTTACATAACTAGAGAAGTATTTGCAAGTTGTTCTGATCCTCTCTGATCCTCTAAAACTACACGGTCTAAGGCCCATACAATAAAATGCGTTTCAGATAAAATTGAGCTATGTAAAAACATGTGCATACATGAACAATGATAAGGTatcttttttataaaaatatatgtgtgtgtgtgtatatatatatatacatatatatatatatatatatatatatatatatatatatatatatatatatatatatatataaatacacacacacatacacacacacacacgtgtgtatatatatatatatatatatatatatatacatatacatatatatatatatatatatatataagtatatatatatatatatatatatatatatatatatatatatatatatataatatatatatatatacatacacctatatgtatatatatatgtatatatataatatatataatatatatatatatatatatatatatatatatatatataagaaaacaaagaaagaaagaaaaaaaatatatatagatagatatgtatattatatatatatgtatattatatatatacttacatatatatacacatgtatatatatatatgcatacatatatatatatatatatatatatatatatatatatatatatatatatatatgtatacacacatgtatatatatacatatatgtatacacatgtatatatacatacatatatatatgtgtacacacatgtatatatatacatacattttatatatatatatatatatatatatatatatatatatatatatatatatatatatatatatatatatatatatatatgtatgtacgtatgtatgtatgcatatatagataatatatatatatatgtatatatatatttatatatatataaaatatgaatatatatatatatgtgtatatatatatacatatatatatatatatatatatatatatatatatatatatatatatatatatatatatatatatatatatacatatatatatatatatatatatatatatatatatatatatatatatatatatatatatatatatatatatatatatatatatatatatatatatatatatatatatatatatatatgtttgtatgcatatatagataatatatatatgtatatatatatttatatatatatatatatatatatatatatatataaaatatgaatatatatatatatatatatatatagatagatagatatatatatgtatgtatacatatatatatatatatatatatatatatatatatatatatatatatatatatatatgtgtgtatctacatatatatatatatatatttatatatatatataaatatatatatgtatatgtaaatatatatacacaagtgtatatatgtatatgtaaatatatatataaatatatatatatatatatatatatatatatatatatatatatatatatatatatatatatatatatatatatatatacacacacacacacaaacacacacacatgtgtatatatatacatgtatgtatgtatatatatatatatatatatatatatatatatatatatatatatatatatatatatgctatttcaaatattttcatttctgGTTTACATGGAACAACTGTTTCTTGTCTCAGTTCAGTgccatttaaaaaaataagtaattcCATTAACCATGCCAGAAAGGTGGCCAAATAAATTGAACTGTAAAGGGTTTTTGGTTATTATATAAAGTTATTCACCAACGACTTCAACAGAACTCACACAGATTGCCTATATTATTTATAAAGCTAAATGACTTATTACATTTATAACAAGTACTACCATTTCAGGCATTTCTTTAAAACTCAATTGTGAatgatatatactttttattttatcaatacATTTCACAGCAAGATACTGTAATATCTAAACTATATACTTCTTTATCTTTAATATACTAATCTTTGTAATAAGAAAAACATGAATATGATATAgctaataaaatatttataacataatgttatatctttatcatttcttataattattaaatattaaatacctTTCCTCTTCTAAACCAAAAAGAGAAGTTCATACTAATAAATCTTAAAATGCAAATTCTATTGAAAAGTCGTGAATACGACAATATGGTTTCACTTTAAATACACTTTGTGGGTTTCAACAGTTATCATCAGTGTTGTGAATAATTCCATTTTGAGTAAAACAGGTTTATATAGATTagaatacattttttcttctaaaattcaTATTCAGTATTACATGTTTTCAAATACAAAAATTTCTTAACACAAGTCAAATACTTACTGAAGGGGTTTGTAACACTAAAAACTCATTATCTTCTAATCACTTTTCAAGTTTAAAACACAATCTGATTAAAAAATATTGGATGCAAATTTCATCAACCATCTAATATTTTCTAACATCAATGTTTTTAATATTTGCTTCTCCTGAACCAG
It encodes the following:
- the LOC113829554 gene encoding RE1-silencing transcription factor B, whose amino-acid sequence is MERVDLDSDAPRTSKNGTPAGGRGLGATNRMHQCPYCEYTTYFTTNLRNHMRRHTGEKPYSCQYCAYSAITKQSLERHLRTHNKGQTFACRFCPYTTDQDVLLKRHVSCVHSGDKSSTCPHCSYQAVDSDDLRNHIMIHHNIQS